A stretch of Synechococcus sp. WH 8020 DNA encodes these proteins:
- a CDS encoding NADP-dependent isocitrate dehydrogenase, which translates to MAQFEKLTAPTEGTPIRFENGQPVVANDPIIPFIRGDGTGVDIWPATQKVLDAAVAQAYKGEKTIKWFKIYAGDEACDLYGTYQYLPEDTLQAIRSFGVAIKGPLTTPIGGGIRSLNVALRQIFDLYCCVRPCRYYEGTPSPHKRPQDLDVIVYRENTEDIYMGIEWEADDPIGQELRKHLNEVVIPANGKLGKRQIPEGSGIGIKPVSKHGSQRHIRKAIQHALRLEGNKRHVTLVHKGNIMKFTEGAFRDWGYELATTEFRDVCITERESWILENLDRDHSLSAQDNARMIEPGYDSLTPEKKEAIDSEVREVLAAIGESHGYGKWKSMVLVDDRIADSIFQQIQTRPQEYSILATLNLNGDYISDAAAAMVGGLGMAPGANIGETAAIFEATHGTAPKHAGLDRINPGSVILSGVMMLEFLGWQEAADLITKGLSAAIKDKQVTYDLARLMEPKVDPVSCSGFADAIIERF; encoded by the coding sequence ATGGCTCAGTTTGAGAAGCTCACCGCCCCCACCGAGGGCACGCCAATCCGCTTCGAAAACGGCCAACCCGTGGTGGCCAACGATCCAATCATCCCTTTCATTCGCGGCGACGGCACCGGAGTTGATATTTGGCCCGCCACCCAGAAGGTGCTCGATGCTGCTGTGGCTCAGGCCTACAAAGGCGAGAAAACCATCAAGTGGTTCAAGATTTATGCCGGTGATGAAGCTTGCGACCTCTATGGCACTTACCAATACCTTCCTGAAGACACCCTCCAAGCCATCCGCAGCTTCGGTGTAGCGATTAAAGGTCCCCTCACCACACCGATCGGTGGCGGCATCCGTTCCCTCAACGTCGCCCTGCGACAAATTTTTGATCTCTACTGCTGTGTTCGGCCCTGCCGCTATTACGAAGGCACCCCCAGCCCTCACAAACGCCCCCAAGACCTTGACGTGATCGTCTACCGGGAAAACACGGAAGACATTTACATGGGTATTGAGTGGGAGGCTGACGATCCAATCGGCCAAGAGCTGCGAAAGCATCTCAATGAGGTGGTCATTCCGGCCAATGGCAAACTCGGCAAGCGGCAGATTCCAGAAGGATCCGGCATTGGCATCAAGCCGGTGAGCAAACACGGCAGCCAACGCCACATTCGCAAAGCCATCCAACACGCCTTACGCCTCGAAGGGAACAAGCGTCACGTCACGCTGGTGCACAAAGGCAACATCATGAAATTCACGGAAGGCGCTTTCCGCGACTGGGGCTATGAGCTAGCCACAACTGAATTCCGCGATGTTTGCATCACGGAACGAGAAAGTTGGATTCTTGAAAATCTCGATCGAGATCACTCCCTCAGCGCCCAGGACAATGCGCGCATGATTGAGCCTGGCTACGACAGCCTGACACCAGAGAAAAAAGAGGCGATCGATTCAGAAGTAAGGGAGGTTCTCGCAGCGATTGGCGAAAGCCACGGCTACGGCAAATGGAAAAGCATGGTGCTGGTTGATGACCGCATCGCCGACAGCATCTTCCAGCAGATCCAGACCCGGCCTCAGGAATATTCGATCCTGGCCACCCTCAACCTCAACGGCGACTACATCTCCGATGCTGCTGCGGCGATGGTGGGCGGTCTTGGTATGGCTCCTGGAGCCAACATCGGTGAAACGGCCGCCATCTTCGAGGCCACCCACGGCACCGCCCCCAAGCACGCTGGATTGGATCGAATCAATCCTGGCTCCGTCATCTTGAGTGGCGTCATGATGCTGGAATTCCTTGGATGGCAGGAGGCAGCCGACCTCATCACCAAGGGGCTCAGCGCCGCCATCAAAGACAAGCAGGTCACCTATGACCTCGCCCGATTGATGGAACCCAAAGTGGATCCAGTGAGCTGCAGTGGCTTTGCAGACGCCATCATTGAGCGCTTCTAA
- a CDS encoding glycosyltransferase: MPGTGPRFRCGGLSVALQTARLLSQLRPTEVVTYRAREQSHPFLDDLLDQEDAPGEVMWLVSWGFDVPGLLKRLRGRLAVYQAHSSGYGFDLPLGVPVIAVSRNTLGYWGDRAPRNPLAWVPNALEPQWIDRGARQKTQIRGSDPRPIQVLVQKRKSSPYVLKQLVPELRARGLRVEVQDGWVDDLVALFNSATVYLYDSAEYWRGRGVSEGFGLPPLEALACGCIVFSSFNHALADLLTPGDTAYQIGQGTLNNDLNRIQAAVQDPLAWLPPPDQLEALLEQVSEVHWLKRWEQTLFWIDSIGLAAGLTPGFAKTSGLVLRSPSTRRLRWHQRIQTLQSKVVNRLPGWLQQSRSKQ, from the coding sequence GTGCCAGGCACCGGGCCCCGTTTTCGTTGTGGCGGATTAAGCGTTGCGCTGCAGACGGCCCGTTTGCTGTCGCAGTTGCGTCCCACGGAGGTCGTGACCTATCGGGCTCGGGAGCAATCGCATCCCTTTCTTGACGACCTTCTTGATCAAGAGGATGCACCCGGCGAGGTCATGTGGCTCGTGAGCTGGGGGTTTGATGTTCCCGGCCTCTTGAAGCGTTTGCGTGGTCGACTTGCGGTGTATCAGGCCCATAGCAGTGGGTATGGATTTGATTTGCCGCTTGGTGTCCCGGTGATCGCCGTCAGCCGTAACACCCTTGGTTATTGGGGTGATCGAGCTCCGCGGAATCCGCTGGCATGGGTGCCGAATGCCCTCGAACCTCAGTGGATTGATCGCGGCGCCAGACAGAAGACCCAGATCAGGGGATCGGACCCACGACCGATTCAAGTGCTGGTGCAGAAGAGGAAGAGCAGTCCTTATGTCCTCAAGCAGCTCGTTCCAGAGCTCAGAGCTCGAGGGTTGCGCGTTGAAGTGCAAGACGGCTGGGTGGACGATCTTGTGGCGCTGTTTAACAGCGCCACCGTTTACCTCTACGACTCCGCTGAGTATTGGCGTGGCCGGGGAGTGAGTGAGGGCTTCGGGCTTCCGCCTTTGGAAGCACTGGCCTGTGGCTGCATTGTGTTCAGTAGCTTCAACCACGCCTTGGCTGACTTACTCACTCCCGGTGACACCGCCTATCAGATTGGTCAGGGGACGTTGAACAACGATCTCAATCGCATCCAGGCGGCTGTTCAGGATCCGTTGGCCTGGCTTCCTCCTCCAGATCAATTAGAGGCTCTTCTTGAGCAGGTATCGGAAGTCCATTGGCTAAAGCGATGGGAGCAAACATTGTTCTGGATCGACTCGATTGGTCTGGCTGCTGGCCTAACTCCTGGCTTCGCTAAGACCTCTGGCCTAGTTCTTCGCTCTCCCTCAACGCGCCGTTTGAGATGGCACCAGAGGATCCAGACATTGCAATCGAAGGTGGTCAATCGGTTGCCCGGCTGGCTGCAGCAAAGCCGATCGAAGCAGTGA
- a CDS encoding heme oxygenase (biliverdin-producing), with amino-acid sequence MSVALATQLREGTKKSHTMAENTGFVSCFLKGVVDKLSYRKLVADLFFVYEAMEEEMHRLKEHPVLAPIAFEQLDRVTALEEDLAFYFGPEWRQQIEASPAATEYVARIREVAQTAPELLVGHHYTRYLGDLSGGQILKNIAQKAMNNPTDDGLHFYVFPEIADEKAFKTTYRSAMDTLPIDQPTADRIVEEANQAFHLNMKMFQELEGNLVAAIGKVLFGFLTRRQRTGSTETAAA; translated from the coding sequence ATGTCAGTCGCTCTGGCTACCCAGCTCCGGGAAGGAACGAAAAAGTCACACACCATGGCCGAGAACACCGGCTTCGTGAGCTGCTTCCTGAAGGGTGTGGTGGACAAGCTGAGCTATCGCAAGTTGGTGGCAGACCTCTTCTTTGTTTATGAAGCCATGGAAGAGGAGATGCATCGACTCAAGGAGCACCCCGTGTTGGCCCCGATTGCCTTTGAGCAGCTCGATCGCGTCACCGCCCTCGAGGAAGACCTGGCTTTCTATTTCGGCCCTGAATGGCGGCAACAGATCGAAGCCTCTCCCGCAGCGACGGAGTACGTCGCTCGGATTCGCGAAGTGGCTCAGACAGCTCCTGAGTTGTTGGTGGGTCATCACTACACTCGCTACTTAGGTGATCTCTCAGGTGGGCAGATCCTGAAGAACATTGCTCAGAAGGCGATGAACAACCCCACCGATGATGGCTTGCACTTTTATGTGTTCCCAGAAATCGCGGACGAAAAAGCTTTCAAGACCACCTATCGCTCTGCGATGGATACCTTGCCGATCGACCAGCCCACAGCCGATCGCATCGTCGAAGAGGCCAATCAGGCGTTTCACCTGAACATGAAAATGTTCCAGGAGCTTGAGGGCAATCTTGTTGCTGCCATCGGCAAGGTTCTGTTTGGTTTCCTCACGCGCCGTCAGCGCACGGGTAGCACTGAGACCGCTGCGGCCTAG
- a CDS encoding sulfotransferase family 2 domain-containing protein: protein MIISHSNRFIFIASRKTASTSVGIALSSACSLTDVITPLGSDETIRKGLNYPGPRFFIPWWNLGKYGIVRTKRKLNLLQQSYSSELKKIGLHTHISLQEARDKHYLDANKISSYFSFCFVRNPWDLCLSRFYWINRKRSSSEHNLNDYLFHPKLEKAARMERNLYMLDGHIAVSRFCRYEHLQDEVHRLFQDLNLPGNPSLPKSKTGTRIDRRHYRDVLTDLQAERIAQVYRFEIDKFGYSY, encoded by the coding sequence TTGATTATCAGTCATAGCAACAGATTTATCTTTATTGCCAGCAGAAAGACAGCTTCAACGTCTGTAGGCATTGCTCTATCAAGCGCATGCTCTCTCACAGACGTGATCACACCTCTTGGCAGCGACGAAACAATTCGAAAAGGCCTTAATTATCCTGGCCCACGTTTTTTCATCCCATGGTGGAACCTAGGAAAATATGGCATTGTACGTACGAAAAGAAAGCTCAATCTTCTTCAACAGAGCTATAGCTCTGAACTGAAGAAAATCGGACTCCACACTCACATCAGCCTGCAGGAAGCACGAGACAAACATTATTTAGACGCAAACAAAATTAGCAGTTATTTTAGCTTTTGCTTTGTTCGTAATCCTTGGGACCTGTGCCTCTCACGCTTTTACTGGATCAACCGAAAACGGAGCAGTTCGGAACACAATCTCAACGATTACTTGTTTCACCCCAAACTGGAAAAAGCGGCTCGGATGGAAAGAAATTTATACATGCTTGATGGCCATATTGCTGTCAGTCGCTTCTGTCGCTACGAACACCTTCAGGATGAAGTTCATCGGCTCTTCCAAGATCTGAACCTCCCTGGCAACCCTTCCCTGCCCAAAAGCAAAACCGGTACCCGCATTGACCGTCGGCACTATCGAGATGTCTTAACCGACTTGCAAGCCGAAAGGATTGCGCAGGTTTACCGCTTCGAAATCGATAAATTCGGCTATAGCTATTGA
- a CDS encoding VOC family protein, which produces MNSFLASSRPSHFGLYVHDLELMEDFYVKKLGFCITDSWEFQGSRMLFLSKDPKEHHQIVLATGRQMETPSQFNQISFEVSSLQDLHENFSAIQDIAPGEVVAMNHGGSWSVYFSDPENNPIEFFAYTQTYAPPIATIPMDMEQPFQTLMAETDALVHQFPESESWQEWRERFSKTMAD; this is translated from the coding sequence ATGAATTCCTTTCTTGCCTCGTCGCGCCCTTCCCATTTCGGGCTCTACGTGCATGACCTAGAGCTCATGGAAGATTTCTACGTCAAAAAGCTGGGATTTTGCATCACAGACTCCTGGGAGTTCCAAGGATCAAGAATGCTTTTTTTAAGCAAAGATCCCAAGGAACATCATCAAATTGTTTTGGCCACAGGGCGGCAAATGGAAACGCCGAGTCAGTTCAATCAAATCTCGTTCGAAGTCTCCAGCCTGCAAGATTTGCATGAGAACTTCTCAGCCATTCAGGACATCGCTCCAGGCGAAGTTGTAGCCATGAACCATGGTGGAAGCTGGTCAGTTTATTTCTCCGATCCAGAAAACAATCCCATTGAATTTTTCGCCTATACCCAAACGTATGCACCACCAATTGCCACGATTCCGATGGACATGGAACAACCATTCCAAACATTAATGGCGGAAACAGATGCTCTCGTGCACCAGTTCCCCGAATCTGAAAGCTGGCAGGAATGGCGAGAGCGATTTAGCAAAACCATGGCCGATTAA
- a CDS encoding four-carbon acid sugar kinase family protein, producing the protein MKIVVIDDDPTGSQTVHSCPLLLRWDEAALRRGLRHPSPLVFVLANTRALTPEAAASRNREIVEALVLAMAAEGLQEHELLLVSRGDSTLRGHGVLEPQVLAHAWEGHFGAVDATLHVPAFFEGGRTTVNGVHRLHGEPVHTTAFARDRLFGYGTSDLAEWLEEKSAGQIAANSVLRIPLELLESERSADLLTCLETLEANRSVVVDATRPEQLRALGVAIRRLQGRKRFLFRSAASLLNGLVDSGSSPLGPQPLDAHGLVSLRRRDLHGQPLPGLVVVGSHVSLADQQLKSLLANERCRGIELPVARIARVLEGGSPDLLLPDLEAEWRSQLEQALEEGLTPVLFSSRGELLFGVGAAALVRRLRFGMELASLMARLLAGLAPRLGYLISKGGITTGTLLAEGLGLEAVQLEGQLSPGLSLVRAIETATDMTEPMRALPVITFPGNLGTEHSLKETWQMFAGEA; encoded by the coding sequence ATGAAGATTGTCGTAATCGACGATGACCCCACCGGTTCTCAGACGGTGCACAGCTGCCCACTGCTGCTGCGTTGGGATGAAGCGGCATTACGTCGGGGGTTGAGGCACCCTTCCCCCTTGGTGTTTGTGTTGGCCAACACGCGGGCGCTCACGCCTGAGGCCGCGGCATCCCGCAATCGCGAGATTGTGGAGGCCCTGGTGCTGGCCATGGCGGCTGAAGGCCTTCAGGAGCATGAACTGTTGCTCGTCAGCCGCGGTGATTCCACCCTGCGCGGGCACGGCGTGCTCGAACCCCAGGTGCTGGCGCACGCCTGGGAGGGGCACTTCGGTGCGGTGGATGCCACCTTGCATGTGCCTGCATTCTTTGAGGGGGGGCGCACCACCGTGAATGGTGTGCATCGTCTTCACGGAGAGCCGGTGCACACCACGGCGTTTGCCCGTGATCGCCTCTTTGGTTACGGCACCAGTGATTTGGCGGAGTGGCTTGAGGAGAAGAGCGCTGGCCAGATCGCTGCCAACTCAGTGCTGCGGATCCCGCTGGAGTTGCTGGAGTCAGAGCGATCTGCAGACCTCTTGACTTGCCTTGAGACCTTAGAAGCCAATCGATCGGTTGTCGTCGATGCGACCCGTCCCGAGCAGCTGCGGGCCTTGGGAGTCGCGATCCGGAGGCTTCAGGGGCGAAAGCGTTTCCTATTCCGTTCAGCCGCAAGCCTTCTGAATGGCCTGGTGGATTCAGGATCATCTCCCTTGGGACCTCAGCCCCTTGATGCCCATGGCCTGGTGAGTTTGCGCCGCCGTGATCTTCACGGACAGCCGCTGCCTGGTTTGGTGGTGGTGGGATCCCATGTTTCTTTGGCGGATCAACAGTTGAAATCTCTGCTGGCCAACGAGCGATGCCGCGGGATTGAGCTGCCGGTGGCTCGCATCGCCCGGGTGCTGGAGGGGGGATCTCCGGATCTGCTTCTGCCGGACCTGGAGGCTGAATGGCGATCGCAGCTGGAGCAGGCGCTGGAGGAAGGGCTCACGCCTGTGCTGTTTTCCAGTCGTGGTGAGTTGCTGTTCGGAGTTGGTGCGGCGGCATTGGTGCGGCGGTTGCGCTTTGGGATGGAGTTGGCATCCCTGATGGCCCGTTTGCTGGCCGGCTTGGCTCCGCGGCTTGGCTATTTGATCAGCAAAGGAGGCATCACCACGGGAACCCTATTGGCGGAGGGGCTTGGCCTCGAGGCTGTTCAACTGGAGGGGCAACTCTCGCCAGGGTTGTCGCTGGTGCGTGCGATCGAAACAGCAACTGATATGACGGAGCCAATGCGTGCGTTGCCTGTGATTACATTTCCTGGAAATCTAGGAACGGAACACAGCTTGAAAGAGACGTGGCAGATGTTTGCTGGAGAGGCTTAA
- a CDS encoding (Fe-S)-binding protein — MTSQNELARLSTEITDPCVHCGFCLPTCASYRVLGTEMDSPRGRIHTLKAIEAGELELDATVASHFDSCLGCFACVTACPSGVRYDQLIESTRPKLNQPEFRSSWQTSFRQLLLLVLPYPKRLRALLQPLRTYAGTGLQRFIRRTGLLQLLGPQLEAMEALLPPLPPEGFSDRLPRVNPAQGEQRGRVGLVLGCVQRCFDPGVNDATVAVLQANGFEVVIPADQGCCGAVSHHQGQLQQTQELASALVRSFRDETLDAVLVAASGCGHTMKAYGELLDGEDNFSAPVLDVHEFLANRGLSESFRQALTPLPCTVAYHDACHMIHGQGIAAQPRDLLRAIPKLQLKEATEAGVCCGSAGIYNLVQPDEAAALGQLKANDLTSTGAEVIASANIGCSLQLRSHLHSEGPDVCHPMELLARSARLSPAPAPTTGGQDSSVPPSQHHP; from the coding sequence ATGACTTCTCAAAACGAGCTTGCCCGCCTATCGACAGAAATCACAGATCCCTGCGTTCACTGCGGATTTTGTTTACCCACCTGCGCCAGTTATCGGGTGCTGGGCACGGAGATGGATTCCCCCCGCGGGCGCATCCACACCCTCAAAGCGATCGAAGCTGGAGAGCTGGAGCTGGATGCCACGGTGGCCAGCCATTTCGATAGCTGCCTGGGCTGCTTCGCTTGCGTGACCGCCTGTCCATCGGGCGTGCGCTACGACCAGCTGATTGAATCGACCCGCCCAAAACTCAACCAACCTGAGTTCCGCAGCAGCTGGCAAACCAGTTTCCGGCAGCTGTTGCTTCTGGTGCTGCCCTACCCCAAACGCCTGCGCGCACTGCTGCAGCCCTTACGCACCTATGCCGGCACTGGATTACAGCGATTCATACGGAGAACGGGACTGTTACAGCTGCTGGGCCCACAGCTGGAAGCGATGGAAGCGCTCTTGCCTCCCCTCCCGCCCGAGGGGTTTTCTGATCGCTTACCGCGGGTGAATCCGGCACAAGGCGAACAACGCGGCCGAGTGGGCTTGGTGCTGGGTTGCGTGCAACGTTGCTTTGATCCAGGGGTCAACGACGCCACCGTGGCCGTCCTGCAAGCCAATGGCTTTGAAGTGGTGATTCCAGCTGATCAAGGCTGCTGCGGAGCGGTGAGCCATCACCAAGGCCAACTCCAACAAACCCAGGAGCTTGCAAGCGCGTTGGTGCGGAGTTTCCGCGATGAAACCCTGGATGCCGTGCTGGTGGCCGCCTCCGGTTGCGGGCACACCATGAAGGCCTATGGGGAGCTTCTCGATGGCGAGGACAACTTCAGTGCGCCGGTGCTGGACGTGCACGAATTCCTGGCGAACCGGGGGCTGTCCGAATCGTTTCGGCAAGCTCTCACACCGCTGCCCTGCACGGTGGCCTATCACGATGCCTGCCACATGATCCATGGCCAGGGGATTGCGGCCCAGCCCAGGGACTTGCTGCGTGCCATTCCCAAACTTCAGCTGAAAGAAGCCACAGAAGCCGGCGTGTGTTGCGGGAGTGCCGGCATCTACAACCTGGTGCAACCGGACGAAGCCGCCGCACTCGGCCAACTGAAAGCGAACGACCTCACAAGCACTGGGGCAGAGGTCATCGCTAGCGCGAACATCGGTTGCAGCCTTCAACTGAGGAGCCATCTCCACTCAGAAGGTCCGGACGTCTGCCATCCCATGGAGCTACTCGCCCGCTCTGCCAGGCTCAGCCCGGCGCCCGCTCCAACGACTGGCGGCCAAGACAGCTCCGTCCCCCCCTCGCAGCACCATCCATGA
- a CDS encoding ABC transporter ATP-binding protein encodes MHLKSQTWNELKLLLQELPSKRLRYLILVLLASLVQGLIDILLIGLLARLVGLLAGAKLGDQIPGIRFFGGGLLDQSGWIVALLIAAYWLASGMRFGVALLESLLTAEIWSDLVNKVYKNLMLQQYEFFMNKRTAVLSERFNRILSRVTGTVITPIITISGNLVSVLALLIGVFFVLGASSLLVFALLLASYALSSRIITPYLRLALRQKNRYTRRLKIIFSESIRSIRDVQLYSSHNYFVDRFAQEGALAKRNERISSLLPNVPRFVIEPAGITIIFVVGLAPAIASGDGSSLRDALPDLATVLVVLLRITGPLQTVFRSVNKLRGGLPDVKDALELLKMRPGRLSLGDAGVPSPYGVMPSRLIELNNVSFSYRGSDHLVLEKINLSIPVGSRIALVGSTGSGKTTIAHLLLGLYNPSDGCLLLDGISVSKRDMPAWQANCAFVPQNIRLLDASVRENVAFCEDPESINDDKVWSALDAAQFTEFVAQMPYGLYTMCGEDGIKLSGGQRQRLSLARAFYRQAELLVLDEATSALDNKTEHDVMQALDLVGRRCTIVVIAHRLSTVKKCDRIYEIDKGRIIASGDFETLRNLSPSFREMTMLDVV; translated from the coding sequence ATGCACCTGAAAAGTCAGACTTGGAATGAACTGAAGCTGCTGCTCCAAGAACTTCCTTCGAAGCGTCTTCGTTATCTCATTCTTGTTCTGCTGGCATCTCTGGTTCAGGGGCTAATTGATATTTTGCTGATTGGATTGCTTGCACGCTTAGTAGGTTTGCTTGCAGGTGCAAAGCTCGGTGATCAAATACCTGGTATTCGTTTTTTCGGTGGAGGCCTGCTCGATCAGTCGGGCTGGATTGTTGCTCTTCTCATCGCTGCATATTGGTTGGCTTCAGGTATGCGCTTTGGAGTGGCCTTATTGGAATCATTGCTGACTGCAGAGATTTGGTCGGATCTTGTTAATAAGGTCTACAAAAATCTGATGTTGCAGCAATATGAGTTTTTCATGAATAAGCGCACAGCGGTTTTGTCTGAACGCTTTAATCGTATTCTTTCGCGGGTCACAGGTACTGTTATTACTCCAATCATTACGATTTCAGGCAATCTTGTTTCAGTATTGGCCTTATTGATTGGAGTATTCTTTGTTTTAGGGGCCTCCTCTCTTCTTGTCTTTGCTCTGTTGTTAGCCTCCTATGCGCTGTCTTCACGCATAATCACTCCTTACTTAAGGCTTGCATTGCGACAAAAAAATCGATACACAAGAAGGTTGAAAATTATTTTTTCAGAGTCGATTCGGTCAATTAGAGATGTTCAGCTTTATTCTTCCCACAATTACTTTGTTGATCGTTTCGCTCAAGAAGGAGCTCTGGCTAAGCGTAATGAGCGAATTTCAAGTCTGCTCCCAAACGTCCCGCGATTCGTCATTGAACCTGCTGGGATCACGATTATTTTTGTTGTAGGCCTTGCTCCTGCCATAGCGTCGGGCGATGGCAGTAGTTTGCGTGATGCGTTGCCAGATTTGGCCACGGTGTTGGTTGTTCTGCTCCGAATTACAGGACCTTTGCAGACTGTTTTTCGTAGCGTTAACAAGTTGAGGGGTGGACTTCCTGACGTCAAAGATGCTCTGGAGTTGCTAAAGATGCGACCGGGAAGGCTGTCGCTCGGTGATGCGGGCGTTCCATCGCCGTATGGGGTGATGCCTAGTCGTTTAATTGAGTTAAACAACGTTAGCTTTTCCTATCGAGGGAGTGATCATTTGGTCCTCGAAAAAATTAATTTATCAATACCTGTTGGTTCGCGTATTGCGCTTGTTGGCAGTACGGGAAGTGGGAAAACAACAATAGCTCATCTTCTTTTGGGATTGTATAATCCTAGCGATGGATGCCTTCTCCTGGATGGTATAAGCGTATCCAAGAGAGATATGCCTGCATGGCAAGCAAACTGTGCTTTTGTTCCGCAAAATATTCGTTTGCTTGATGCAAGTGTCAGGGAGAATGTGGCTTTCTGCGAAGATCCTGAAAGTATCAATGACGATAAAGTTTGGTCGGCGTTGGATGCAGCTCAATTCACTGAGTTTGTTGCGCAAATGCCCTATGGCCTTTACACCATGTGTGGAGAAGACGGCATAAAGCTATCTGGCGGTCAGCGTCAGCGTTTGTCTTTGGCAAGGGCTTTTTATCGCCAAGCTGAATTATTGGTTTTAGATGAAGCGACGAGTGCATTGGATAACAAAACCGAACATGACGTGATGCAGGCTTTGGATTTAGTTGGACGTAGATGTACGATTGTCGTTATTGCACATCGCCTTTCTACGGTTAAAAAATGCGATCGAATTTATGAAATCGACAAAGGACGCATAATTGCTTCTGGTGATTTCGAAACGCTCCGTAATTTGTCTCCTAGTTTTAGGGAGATGACAATGCTTGACGTTGTTTGA